The DNA segment CGATACCGACGAATAAGTATCCCAGTACCGGCGGCAGGTGTAGACGTCTGAATATCGATACGCCCAGCACCGAGCAAGCCAGCAGGATCAATACCCCCTCAATGGCGTGGTGTTCCATCCCGCCCCCTAAACGGTATGACGCGGCCTGGCAGCGGCGCCTCGGACGCCGGTTCTGCTTCGGCATCCCGAGGCCAGTCTGCCCTGACCAGTTCCGGTGATTGTCCCAGGCAGATCGCCTCGCCCTGACGGCGATCATGTCCATCCACGCTGAATTCGAATCCATAGCTGCGGCGTACGCGTACCCTGCCGCTCGAATCTCTGGCTAGGCCCAGACGACGGACTGCGACCGTCTCGTCGAGCAATTGCACCTGCTCACGCGCGCAGGCCCGCCGGCAGGCCTTGAGCGCGGCCTCGCGGGCACGCAGCGAAGCCAGCCACCACCACACCAATGCGCCCAGAATCCCCAGCAGCAATATACTCATGGGAAACGAGTGTACCCCAGTGAGGATACGCAACGGAGTGGCGGATGTGGCAAAGTGTGATGCCTGACGATTTGTCCGAAAACGATAATGCCACCCGACATTCAATACCTCACGGACTTGGTCATCCGCACCGCGCGGACCGAACTGACGCCACGATTCCGACGTGTCGTCGCCGAACGCAAGACCGATGGAAGTCTACTCACCGAGGCCGATCTGGCCATGGATCGCGCCCTGCGCATCGCTCTCGCCCGCGACTGGCCGCAGATTGACTTCCTCAGCGAGGAAATGTCTCCGGACGCACAGGCAGAATGCCTCGCCTCGGGGCGCCCGCTGTGGTGCCTGGACCCCCTCGACGGCACCAGCAATTTCGCCGCCGGCCTGCCACTTTACAGCGTGTCGCTTGCGCTACTGGTCGAGGGACAACCCGCCCTCGGGGTAATTTACGATCCGGAACGGGGAGAATGCTTCAGCGCCGTACGTGGCGGTGGCGCCTGTCTCGACGGCCAGCCGCTCGAACCCCGTGCCGAGACCAGCGAACTTGCACGCGCGGTCGGTATCGTCGACTTCAAGCGCCTGTCCAAGTCACTTGCCGAACGGCTGGTGCGCGAACCGCCCTACCACTCACAACGCAACCTCGGCAGCTGCGCACTGGAGTGGTGCTGGCTCGCCGCGGGCCGTGGCGATTTTTATCTGCACGGCGGTATGCGTCTTTGGGACCTCGCGGCCGGTAGCCTGATTCTGGCTGAAGCCGGCGGGCAGGCGCTTACCCTGGAGGGCGAAACGGTGTTCCGGGCGGAGACAGGACCGCGCTCTGTCATCGCCACCCGCAACGTCACTCTGTTCGAGTCATTGCTGAACACACTATCCGTTCCCGGGAGGGCGCCTAAATGAACGACAAGCCAAGCATTCCCGCCAAAGACGTCGACTGGCGCGACCGCCTCAGTCCCGAGCAATTCCGCGTGGCCCGCGAGGGCGGCACCGAACCGGCATTTACCGGCTGCTACTGGGACCATCATGAACCGGGGCTCTACCGATGCGTCTGCTGTGGCGAGGCACTGTTCCGCAGCGGCGAGAAATTCGATTCCGGCAGCGGCTGGCCAAGCTACTGGCAACCGACCGACGAAGCGGCTGTCCGCACGATCGAGGATCACAGTCACGGCATGCGCCGGATCGAGGCCCGCTGCACCCGTTGCGACGCCCACCTCGGCCATGTCTTCCCTGATGGCCCGCCGCCCACCGGCTTGCGCTATTGCATCAACTCCGCATCGCTCGATTTTGAAGCCGACGACTCAATCTGACCTGGAGACAATCCATGGGTACATTCCAGCAATGGCTCGGCGGTCTGCAACACCTGTTACCCCCTCTTGGCCTGCTGCTCGGCGGCGCGCTCGCCATTATCCTGCTGCAACGTTGGCTCGGCCGTGCGCTTGCCCGCCTGCGACGGCACACGCCCATGTCCATCGACACCGCCCTATTCCTGCAGCGACTTGGCGCCGGCCTGCTGTGGACCGTGCTCGCGCTCGTTGTGCTGCGCTTCATGGGTATCAACGTCGACGGGCTGTGGGCCATCATCGCCAGTACGCTGGCAGTACTCGGGGTTGGTTTGCTGGCGGTCTGGACCATGGTCAGCAACATCACCGCCAGCCTGTTCATTTGGATCTGGCGGCCCTATGAGCTGGGTGAACGCATCGAGTTGCTACCCGATGGGCTGAAGGGACGCGCGATCGACCGCAACCTGATGTTTACAGAGATCCGGGAGGAAGACGGCAGCACCCTCATGGTCCCGAACAATCTATTTTTCCAGCGTGTGATTCGCCGAGCCCCGAACGATGGACACAAGGCTGCATTGGAACGCTGGGAAAGCGAAGGCAAGTAATCGCGCCCAGCTAACACTGCTCCCAAGGCAAACCCTCAAAACGCCAACCTGCCAGCGTGCTGCGATGATGTTGAGCATCCAACGGGCCTTCAAAGCCACCCTCAACATGGAAAATTCGCGCAAACCCAGCCTCCAGCAGCGCCTGTCCCGCCTCCAGAGAACGGCGCCCGCTACGACAGATCAGCACTACGGCTGGGCAGTCGCCATCCACACACCGGCTCCCGCCGAGCATCAGCTCGCGCAACTGTGCGACAAAGCGAGGATTAGGTGTCCAGTCGGGCTCATCTAGCCACGCGATGTGTACTGCGCCGACCGGGTGCCCAATCATCAGATATTCCATGGTCGAGCGGATATCGACCAATAAGGTCTGCGGCTCTTCCTGCAGCAACCGGCTAGCCTCGGTCGGGTTAAGCGCACCCAACATCTCGTCGCTCATGAGAACCCACCTTCCATCCGAGCCGCCTCAAGGGCCACCCATACATTAATTGTATTCATGGATACGAAATATAAATGAACGCCCCCGTGATGTCATCGCCCGTTTACACGGGCGGCAATGGTCGAGCAACCTTCAGGTGCCCAGCACAGAACGCCGGGTCGGCGCGGTGAAGTCGATGACTGGCCCGCGCGGTATCAACCCGCGCGGATTCAGCTCCGGGTGACTGGTGTAATAATGTCGCTTGATCTGATCCATGTTCACCGTCCCGGCGACACCCGGCACTTGATAGAGCGCACGCGTGTAATCCCACAGCTCTGGGTAATCAGCAATGCGCTGGCGATTGCACTTGAAATGTACGTAATAGACCGCGTCGAAGCGCACCAGGGTGGTGAAGAGCCGCCAATCCGCCTCTGTGACCGAGTCGCCCGCCAGCCAATCCTGCCCTCGTAAACGCGCCTCCAGACGGTCCAGTGTCGAGAACAAGTCGCCGAAGGCCTGCTCGTAGGCCGCTTGAGTCTCAGCAAAACCCGCTCGGTAGACCCCGTTGTTGACGCGCTCGTATACCTCGGCGTTGACCTCGTCGATCACCTCGCGTAACGGTATCGGATACAAATCCGGCCCCGGTTTCGCAAAGGCGGTGAAGGACTCGTTAAGCATCCGAATAATCTCGGAGGACTCGTTGTTGACGATGGTCTGGCGCTGCTTGTCCCAGAGGACCGGCACGGTCACGATGCCGCTGTAGTCCGATTGGGCACGACTGTACAACTCATACAGGTAGGCCGCACCGTACAAGGCATCGCCGTCTGAGCCCGGATAACGCTCGAAGGACCAACCCTCGGGTCCCATGTAGGGATGTACCACTGAATACGAAATCACCGACTCGAGCCCTTTGAGCAGGCGGAAAATCAGCGTTCGGTGCGCCCAGGGACAGGCGAGCGAAACATACAGATGGTAGCGATCTGCTTCGGCAGGGAAACCACCTTCGCCGGTCGGCCCAGGTTGGCCGTCCGCGGTCACCCAGTTGCGAAACTGGGAATCCTTACGCACGAATTCACCACTTTCGGTTTCGTGTGACATCCAGTCGCCTTGGATTTTACCCTTGATCAACAGACTCATTTCATCTCCTCAGTCGCGCTTGGCCAAGCCATCAAGGCTGATGCGCCCGGCGCCGACCGCGGCGACTACCAACAGACCGCCAGCAAACGACAAATCGCCCATCAGCAAAATTTTCTGCATCCCATTGGCGATATCGTGGTGGAAAATGATCGCGGTAACGACACTGAATACGGATAGGGCCAGGGCGACCCAACGCGTCTGCCAACCGAATACCAAGGCAGCACCACCGCCAACCTCAAGCAGGATCACCAGTGGCAAAAGCACTGCCGGCACGCCATGTGCCGCCATATATTGCGCAGTACCGTGGTAGGCCAAAATCTTGTCGATACCGGCGATGACAAATATCTGCGCCAGCAGGACGCGTCCGGCGAGCATGGCAAGGTTACGCATGTCAGACTCCTATGATGATGGGGGTCACGCCTCGTGCGCGACCGACCTCACTAGGGTATGACAGGCTGGACAACCCAGCGCAGGAAATTTCTGAGTAACTCGCTCAGGAATTTTGCACGTTTAGGGTGCAACGCCGACCGTACGGACCAGGGCTACTTAGGAGGCCAGCGCCTCATCCCCGTCATCCAGCAGCGGATAAACGCCGTCGGCGTCGTGGACTTCATGTCCAGTCAGCGGGGGATTGAAGACGCACAAACACTCGAAATCACTGATCGCGTGCAGGTTATGCTCTTCATGACCATCCAGGGTATAGAGGGTGCCAGGGGCTATCTTGTAGCGCTTGCCATCCGCCAAGGTTTCGATCTCTGCCTCGCCGGAGATGCAGTACACCGCCTCGATATGGTGCTTGTACCAGATGTGCGTCACGCTGCCGGCGAACAGTACCGTGTGGTTCAGCGAGAAGCCGACACGGTCGGCGCGCACCAGCAGCCGGTTGCTCTCGAAGGTGTCCGTGCGCACGGACTTGGAGGTACCGCGCACGTCGCTGACGTGTTTGACAATCATGCTGAAGAGCTCCTGTATCGGTAAATTTCAGACGGCTTCGTCGAGTACGACCTGCGGCGCGCCGAGCACGTCGCGCACGGCCGTGCGCAGCAGCTCGGTGCCGGCATCAAGCTCGGCTTTCTCGATAGTCAACGGGGGCATGAATTTGGCGACATCGTCATCCGGCCCCGCGGTTTCATGAATCAGACCGCGCTTGAAGGCCGCCTGCGAAATCTCCTTGGCAAGATCCTTGCGGGTGCATACAAGCCCCTGCATCATGCCGCGCCCACGCACCTCGGAAAATGCGTCCGGGTAGGCCGCAGCCAATGTGTCCAGTGCATTGCGCAAGATTTTGGCACGCGCTGCGATGTGCGACTCGAACTCGCCCGTCTCCCAAAACGCTAACGCCGCAGTCGCTGTGACGAAGGCCGGATTGTTGCCACGGAACGTGCCGTTGTGCTCGCCGGCATCCCAAAGATCGTGCTGCGGACGAATCAGGGTGAGCGCCATCGGCAGGCCATAGCCACTGATCGATTTCGACAGGCAGACGATATCCGGTCGGATTCCGGCTTCCTCGAAGCTGAAGAAACTGCCCATGCGACCGCAACCGGCCTGAATGTCATCGACGATGAGCAGCATGTCGTAACGACGGCACACCGCCTCTAGGCTGCGCAGCCACTCCGGCTCGGCGACATTAATGCCACCCTCGGCCTGCACGGTTTCCACGATGACTGCGGCCGGCAAGTCGACGCCGCTGCCGTTATCGCTGAGGAAACGATCCATGTATTCAATGGTATCGGTATCCTCGCCGAAGTAGCCGCTGTACGGCATGGTGTCGCTCAGCGTCAGGGCGACGCCGGCACCACCCCGCTTGAAGGCGTTTCCGGTCACAGACAAGGCACCCAGGGTCATGCCATGGAAGGCATTGGTGAACGAAATGATCTTCTCACGCCCGGTAACCTTACGCGCCAGCTTAAGCGCCGCCTCCACTGAATTGGTCCCGGTCGGCCCGGGGAACTGCACACGGTAATCCATGCCGCGAGGCTCCAAGATCACGTCGCGAAAGCGTTCGAGGAATTCAGCCTTGGCGCGCGTGGCCAGATCGAGACCGTGGGTAATACCGTTACGTTCGATGTAATCAATCAACTTGGCCTTGAGTGCCGGGTGATTATGGCCATAGTTGAGTGCGCCCGCGCCGCTGAAGAAATCCACATATCGGCGGCCGTCGACGTCGTACATGTTCGCGCCTTCCGCGCGGTCGAAAACCACCGGAAAGTTGCGAATATAGCCGCGGACCTCGGATTCCAGGGTTTCGAATATTTCCATCATTGCCTTACCTCACTGAGTCGGTTCAGGGTGGGTCCCGCGAACGCATGCTCGCGATAGGGCGAAGTGATCGGACCGATGTGGATACGCGGCTCTGGTTCATGACCGTCCGGGAACAGATCCGCCTCGAAACCATCGGTCTCCCACAGCGGCGCGCCCAACTCGCGGGCAAGCGAGCCGAATAGCGCGCGTGAGGCCTGATTGCCTGATTCAATAGTCGCTTCAATCTGGCTCAAATCGTCGTGTCTGGCCAGGACATCGCGCAGTAGTCGCTTGGCCAAGCCCTGCCCCCGTGCACGCGCTGCGACGCCGATCTGCCAAACGAACCACACGTCCGGGCGTTCCGGTGGTCTATATCCGGTCACAAAGCCAATGATGCCGTCGCCATCCTCGGCTACCGCGCCGGTATCCGCATAATCGCGGCACTGCAATAGGTAACAATAGGCCGAATTCACATCCAATACCCGCGAGTCGCGGACCAGACGCCAGATGCGTCGGCCATCGCTAACTTTTGGTTTACGAATTTTCATACATTAACTCCGTTGGAATCGGTTTCGGTCGACTGCCTGCGTGGCGATGCCAGTCCCGTGTCCGTGATCGGCCCGCTGGTCAGCAGCGGCGCCGCATCGATGTCATCGGCATCCATCAGGCTGGCGATGCGTTGCAGTGAGGACAGCAACAGGGTGCGCTCCCAATCGGCCAGAGTGTCCAGGCGCGCGGCAAAGCGCTCCTGCAACAACGGGGGCGCATGGCGAAAGATTTCGATCGCCTCTTCGGTAGGACTGACGTAGACCCTGCGTTTGTCCGTGGTCGATCGGTGCTTGGCGACGAGGCCGTGACGCTCCAGGCGCTGCACAATTTCCGTGGTAGTGGCCTGACCCAGTGTGACCTGCCTTGCCAAATCGCCGACCGTAAGCTCACCGGCTGCGATCAACGCCTTGAGTACCATCGCCTGCGGGCCGGTCAATCCATGAGTGTGCGCCAGCCGGCGGGAATGGATGTCGACCGCCCGCATAATGCGCCTCAGGGCCACCATGATTTCGTCACTAATACCTTGATTCAGTTCATTCATGCGCAGCAATTATATTGTGTACGATTCATTTTCTCAAGTCAGATCGACTCACAACGCCCAAATAACGGGCGCAATAGGCATTAATTATCACAAAAATGCACGATTTCAGTGCGCATAGCGTCCGAAACGCCGAAAAAAGTGATAACAGAGGCCATGAGATTTAATTTGTTCACGATTGATATGACGATGGGATGACGTACGGAAACGCACCCAGGCCTCTCGCGTCAGACTCGTGAGCGGAAATGGCGCTTACCGAGAATCGCTCAGGGATTTTGGGGGATATCAGCTGGATTACGGGCGCTCAGGACAGGCACCGAAACAGGGAATCAACGCAAAGACGCCCTGGCACGCGTCGCCAGGGCATTCGGTATTCAGAGAGGACGGCGCAAATACGGCATATCGCCGCGTGCAAGGTTGCGCTGAATGAAATCAGCGCGTCCCGCCTCGCGATCATTGAGTCCCTCAGCGCAAGTCGAAGGAACGCGTGCGGCACTGGAGAGAAGTACCTCCAACTCCATCAGATCGACCTTGGGCGTGACCAAGGTACGAGCATTGGGCGCATCTTGCCCATTGACGACCCAGAACATCCGGGGATGCCAGCAGAATTGACGGACGTCGTCACGCAGAAACAACTCGACGCAGCGCGTATTGATCTCAACCGGGGAGAGCCCGGCTTGTGACTGATTCATGATGGGAACCTCGAGTGGGGAAACCCCCTTTCGGAGTGTACTCGGGTAACCCTAGGCGCGTCGGGCGCAACATCACGCCACGCTCACTCATGCAGTGGCAAAATACGCTGCGATATAGTCGTCCAACGATTCATGCTTGCCCGCCTCAAGTACCGACTGGGCATGCAAGGAATCGCCAGCCAATCGCTCGAAGAACGCCTGACGATCAGCCGATAAAGACTCTGCCAGGAAAAAATCCCGATGCGACTCGGACATGCGCAACGCAAAGGCATGGAAGCCCTCGCCGCGCTCACGCATCTCGCGCAACATACGCGCGGATGGCGTTGCCTCCGGATCGCGTACCTTATCCCGTTGCCGCGCCAGTGCCTTGCAATAGGTGCCGCCACTGCCGCCGTCGAGCAATTCGCAGAACCCGGTCATCACATCCAGTATCTCGAGTGCCCAATCCCGCAGCTCACGCTCGCGGCCCTCTTGCCGCAAAGCAAGACCCGGCTCGCGGCCACGATGCGCAACCCTCAGAAAATTATCGTCAATGGCTTGCCGTTCTTGCGCACCGACCACCGGACTGTCGCAGAATAGGGCAAAGATCAAAAAGGCCTCGATAAAGCGCATCTGCTCTGGGCTCACGCCCAGTGGGTGGTAGGCATTGACGTCGAGCGAACGTAGCTCGATGTATCGAACGCCCCTGCGGCGCAGCGCCAGCGCCGGACGCTCGCCACTTTCAAGTACCTGCTTGGGGCGCACACTACTGTAGTACTCATTTTCGATCTGCAGGATATTACTGCTGAGCTGACGATAATCGCCGTCAACCTTAACGCCGATCTCGGCATAACGTGAGCTTGGAGTACGGATAGCACGCTCCAGGCTGTCGATATAGCTCGCCAAGGAGTCGTAGCAGACCCTCACCCCAGTCTCACCTTCCTTCGCGTTGGTATAGCCGATATCCCCCATACGCAGAGAGGTTGCATAGGGCTCGTAGTGGGTGTGGGTATCGAAATTCGGCAGCCGCGTATGGCTACCCTTGAAGAACGAGGCACACACCGCGGGCGATGCGCCGAAGAGGTAGGGAATCAACCAACCGATCCGCTGCAGATTGCGCAGCATCCCCATATACGACGCGGACACGAAATCGCTTGGATCACCCGCCACGCCCGCGAGCGCCTGATGGACCGGCCAGAAATCTTCGTGCATCGAGAAATTGAAATGCACGCCAGCAA comes from the Acidihalobacter yilgarnensis genome and includes:
- a CDS encoding DoxX family protein — protein: MRNLAMLAGRVLLAQIFVIAGIDKILAYHGTAQYMAAHGVPAVLLPLVILLEVGGGAALVFGWQTRWVALALSVFSVVTAIIFHHDIANGMQKILLMGDLSFAGGLLVVAAVGAGRISLDGLAKRD
- a CDS encoding ectoine synthase, with amino-acid sequence MIVKHVSDVRGTSKSVRTDTFESNRLLVRADRVGFSLNHTVLFAGSVTHIWYKHHIEAVYCISGEAEIETLADGKRYKIAPGTLYTLDGHEEHNLHAISDFECLCVFNPPLTGHEVHDADGVYPLLDDGDEALAS
- a CDS encoding DUF3301 domain-containing protein codes for the protein MSILLLGILGALVWWWLASLRAREAALKACRRACAREQVQLLDETVAVRRLGLARDSSGRVRVRRSYGFEFSVDGHDRRQGEAICLGQSPELVRADWPRDAEAEPASEAPLPGRVIPFRGRDGTPRH
- a CDS encoding mechanosensitive ion channel domain-containing protein — its product is MGTFQQWLGGLQHLLPPLGLLLGGALAIILLQRWLGRALARLRRHTPMSIDTALFLQRLGAGLLWTVLALVVLRFMGINVDGLWAIIASTLAVLGVGLLAVWTMVSNITASLFIWIWRPYELGERIELLPDGLKGRAIDRNLMFTEIREEDGSTLMVPNNLFFQRVIRRAPNDGHKAALERWESEGK
- a CDS encoding rhodanese-like domain-containing protein; translation: MSDEMLGALNPTEASRLLQEEPQTLLVDIRSTMEYLMIGHPVGAVHIAWLDEPDWTPNPRFVAQLRELMLGGSRCVDGDCPAVVLICRSGRRSLEAGQALLEAGFARIFHVEGGFEGPLDAQHHRSTLAGWRFEGLPWEQC
- a CDS encoding glutathione S-transferase family protein translates to MSLLIKGKIQGDWMSHETESGEFVRKDSQFRNWVTADGQPGPTGEGGFPAEADRYHLYVSLACPWAHRTLIFRLLKGLESVISYSVVHPYMGPEGWSFERYPGSDGDALYGAAYLYELYSRAQSDYSGIVTVPVLWDKQRQTIVNNESSEIIRMLNESFTAFAKPGPDLYPIPLREVIDEVNAEVYERVNNGVYRAGFAETQAAYEQAFGDLFSTLDRLEARLRGQDWLAGDSVTEADWRLFTTLVRFDAVYYVHFKCNRQRIADYPELWDYTRALYQVPGVAGTVNMDQIKRHYYTSHPELNPRGLIPRGPVIDFTAPTRRSVLGT
- the ectA gene encoding diaminobutyrate acetyltransferase, with the translated sequence MKIRKPKVSDGRRIWRLVRDSRVLDVNSAYCYLLQCRDYADTGAVAEDGDGIIGFVTGYRPPERPDVWFVWQIGVAARARGQGLAKRLLRDVLARHDDLSQIEATIESGNQASRALFGSLARELGAPLWETDGFEADLFPDGHEPEPRIHIGPITSPYREHAFAGPTLNRLSEVRQ
- a CDS encoding inositol monophosphatase family protein; the protein is MPPDIQYLTDLVIRTARTELTPRFRRVVAERKTDGSLLTEADLAMDRALRIALARDWPQIDFLSEEMSPDAQAECLASGRPLWCLDPLDGTSNFAAGLPLYSVSLALLVEGQPALGVIYDPERGECFSAVRGGGACLDGQPLEPRAETSELARAVGIVDFKRLSKSLAERLVREPPYHSQRNLGSCALEWCWLAAGRGDFYLHGGMRLWDLAAGSLILAEAGGQALTLEGETVFRAETGPRSVIATRNVTLFESLLNTLSVPGRAPK
- the msrB gene encoding peptide-methionine (R)-S-oxide reductase MsrB, which codes for MNDKPSIPAKDVDWRDRLSPEQFRVAREGGTEPAFTGCYWDHHEPGLYRCVCCGEALFRSGEKFDSGSGWPSYWQPTDEAAVRTIEDHSHGMRRIEARCTRCDAHLGHVFPDGPPPTGLRYCINSASLDFEADDSI
- the gshA gene encoding glutamate--cysteine ligase; this translates as MDQGEAGLVRRNRIGLEKESLRVQANGSIAQTPHPRILGAALTHPYITTDYSEALLELITPPGEDSAETLQFLCDTHRFVYAHLGEEFLWATSMPCLLGGEASIPIAEYGESNAGRMKHIYRRGLGYRYGRVMQVIAGVHFNFSMHEDFWPVHQALAGVAGDPSDFVSASYMGMLRNLQRIGWLIPYLFGASPAVCASFFKGSHTRLPNFDTHTHYEPYATSLRMGDIGYTNAKEGETGVRVCYDSLASYIDSLERAIRTPSSRYAEIGVKVDGDYRQLSSNILQIENEYYSSVRPKQVLESGERPALALRRRGVRYIELRSLDVNAYHPLGVSPEQMRFIEAFLIFALFCDSPVVGAQERQAIDDNFLRVAHRGREPGLALRQEGRERELRDWALEILDVMTGFCELLDGGSGGTYCKALARQRDKVRDPEATPSARMLREMRERGEGFHAFALRMSESHRDFFLAESLSADRQAFFERLAGDSLHAQSVLEAGKHESLDDYIAAYFATA
- a CDS encoding MarR family winged helix-turn-helix transcriptional regulator; protein product: MNELNQGISDEIMVALRRIMRAVDIHSRRLAHTHGLTGPQAMVLKALIAAGELTVGDLARQVTLGQATTTEIVQRLERHGLVAKHRSTTDKRRVYVSPTEEAIEIFRHAPPLLQERFAARLDTLADWERTLLLSSLQRIASLMDADDIDAAPLLTSGPITDTGLASPRRQSTETDSNGVNV
- the ectB gene encoding diaminobutyrate--2-oxoglutarate transaminase, with the protein product MMEIFETLESEVRGYIRNFPVVFDRAEGANMYDVDGRRYVDFFSGAGALNYGHNHPALKAKLIDYIERNGITHGLDLATRAKAEFLERFRDVILEPRGMDYRVQFPGPTGTNSVEAALKLARKVTGREKIISFTNAFHGMTLGALSVTGNAFKRGGAGVALTLSDTMPYSGYFGEDTDTIEYMDRFLSDNGSGVDLPAAVIVETVQAEGGINVAEPEWLRSLEAVCRRYDMLLIVDDIQAGCGRMGSFFSFEEAGIRPDIVCLSKSISGYGLPMALTLIRPQHDLWDAGEHNGTFRGNNPAFVTATAALAFWETGEFESHIAARAKILRNALDTLAAAYPDAFSEVRGRGMMQGLVCTRKDLAKEISQAAFKRGLIHETAGPDDDVAKFMPPLTIEKAELDAGTELLRTAVRDVLGAPQVVLDEAV